The following is a genomic window from Carassius gibelio isolate Cgi1373 ecotype wild population from Czech Republic chromosome B7, carGib1.2-hapl.c, whole genome shotgun sequence.
AAGGAGGAATCGAAAACTGCGGCGTCATCGGTAACGCTGGGACGTTCTGGGATGTTCCGTGTGGAAGTCTTTATACGTTCATTTGCTATGATGGTAAGGACAGTACAGTCTGTGACGGTATCTCTatatacacagaaaaaaatataattatatgatgcatatttgtcagccATAGATGAAACCAGTGTTAgtgtcattgagatactattataaaagttattaatatttagaatgttgaatttttacattataatttaaacaccaaagtgtgtgtgtgtatatatatatatataataaaataattattattttatttaagtaaatCAATTTAAACCCAATGAAATATTtgccttgtttttttattattattaattttttagtttagtaataataataataataataataataataataataataacccagAATGAAACGGGTCAGATTTCTATAATACATTACTTaagactgacaaatatgcatcacattaggTTTAATACTTTGCGTTAAAACTGTGTAATCTAAATGGATGGCAATTGTATATGAAATTAATACACATAAATCTTACATTTAAGTCTAAATATATTGTATTTCACTCCAAattgttttgcataaaaaaaattaaaaattaaaacataacaaTGCATTAGAGTAATGagatttttaatagattttatctGAGTAATGTATTTCTTCTCCGCTGGTTGATCTTTGAGAATTCGGgaacaatgcattttatttatgttgttatttttatgtgcTATATAATTGTCTCCTAGCCCAAGTCCAAGCCTGATTTAGTTTGTTTAGATGATTTCCAATAATCCAGTTTTGCTGTAGTGAACATACAGTGTGGTGTGTTATCACAGGACAGGACAACGCCCTTCAGAAGTACGTGTTTGTGAATCAACTCAAGAACTGGAGCGAGGCGCAGACGTTCTGCCGACAGAAACACACGGATCTGGTCAGCGTGAGGAACACGGATGAGCAGCGGCTGGTCAAGGTGTTGGTGCCATGGGGAACTCTGGTGTTCATCGGCCTGTTTAAAGATTCGTTCAGATGGTCCGACAACAGCAGGTCCTCATTCAGACGCTGGTCTGTTGATGAACCTAACGTCTCTGGAGATTGTGTTCTGCACCAGCTGTCAGATATAAACACATGGGCCACTCAGAACTGCACTGAAACAAGACCGTTCATCTGCCAAGACGGTGAGCAACAGATCTTTGTTCCATATTAAGACATATCTCCAAATGTAATGGAGAAAGAACAAGGGGCGGGACTTGGTTCTGTGCATCACttgattggatgttgagatgtAGGCGTATCTTTCATAAATGCAGGGGTGGGGCTTAAATGAAAAGAAGTCCTTATTTTCCAGTTATGACATTCTGATTGAACATTATAAGGCCAAAACATTGTTAAATGTGAAAGAgtgcagtgatgtttttatcagctgtttgccctctcattctgacggcacccattcactcgaTCTCACAACCACATCTGTTCCCACAGAAGTGAAGTTGCAGGTCCTGAAAGTGAAGCTGAAATCAGGTCAGAATGTGAATGATCCTGTGCTGAAGGCGTCCATCATGAAGGAGGTGAGTTATCATTCCTCCTCATGTGATCGAGCTGAGCGTGAAGTATCTGTGGTGTTTAACATACGGCTGTCGTGATCTCAGAACCAGCAGAAACTCCTGAGTCTGGGGTTGCCTAAAGATGCCAAACTACGGTGGAGAGCTCAGCCTGACGGAGAGATCTTCCAGCTGCTGGAGAATGACAAGAATTCATGCAAATAACATGCTGAAAACACACAGATCATTTTCCCCTAGATCTAAAGCCTTCACAAAGATGTAGAATATCACGTAAACCTCACATAACCAGCCTGTTTTTAAATGATATGAAGGTTATtctctacgtttttttttttcttcttttgaaatgACATTAGGGCGAGTAAATAACTCTCATATATATTCATGCATGCCATGTTTTTCTCtgttgctacgtgtactgcgttgGGCTAACCGagacttttgttggttttgattgcttctattatCCTCATGTAAGTCGCTctgaataaaagcgtctgattAATGACTGAATGTAAATGCATAAGAGATTATCATTACTgaatgaaatatttgtgtaattaatGCCATTTGAGACGTTGTTTCCAGTATGGCATGCTGCTTCAGAAACGTAAATGGTGATAACAGAAAGcctttttaatgtgtaaaaacaaacaaacaataaaaccacTATAAAAGAAATAAACGTTGAACATGATCTATAACAACAGGACAGCAAACTCTGATGAACTGTTGACGTTACGTGATTTACAGGAGTTGGTGTTGCGTTGTATTTTAGTTAGGGTATAAAGTGTTAAGATACATTATAAAACCACAACTCACCTGATGTCAGCACAAAGATACACGAAGAAAGAACATTTTGAGGATCTGGAACAATGTTTTCAGTGTATAAAACATGGCAATTTCATTTTTCGGTCACTTTTAATGTCCAATTAGCCAATCATTTATTTCCAAATATACTGACAGAGTCGAGTCGCCGACATGAATCCCATATCGAGCCAATTAttacacaactaaaaaaaaatcaaattaataaaataatatatatatatatatatatatatatatatatatatatatatatatatatatatatatatatatatatatatgtatatatatatatgtatatatatatatatatatatatatatatatatatatatatttttttttttttttttactggaagtTTTGCATACAAGTTTTAGTAGAGCACAACGTTTCATTTTGCATGACCATGAAGTGATGAACTTTTTTCGGACAAAacttgttcatttttattgttataacaATGTAGCGATGTATGAGGCACTCTCaaaacaagcagctttctgttatTCAGAACGGCGGATCACGACCAACTCGAATCCTGCCAAAATCCTCTCAACATTATTGCAGAGATCAATGGCAGGAACGTAATAATTTCACCAAAAAAACAAGACTTGCCTCTCAAGATAATAAAGGAAGCATATCTAGAAAACTGCTCTGTAAATCAAGACCAATATACTGAGGGAGAAATGTTATTGAGATCTGTTGGAAGAATCAGGCCTGTTTTCAAGTTCTGAAGTGTTGTAAATATTCATTGTGTTCCCAAAGTAAGTTGGTTATGAATTGACCTGCTCTGTTTGAGACTTCTTCTATTCAGCTCATTTAGCAAATACAGATATAATGTGTACATAGTATGATGCTGTAGCTTAGATTCATCAGTCATGTGTTTGGTTCTCTTTGAAGTCATTGTTCAAACACTAGAGGGAGTGATGCCTCTCTGACGTAGACCAGACAGTAATGCTTCAAAACCTATTGATACTGTCATGTTGTCCAGTCATTCATCCCTCAGTCCACCAGGACATATCACTTTCCAGAACAGAAGACATCTCGTGGGAATTACAGATGGAAGTATCAGATATTTGTTAAAGCAAACGAATGAACCAGATGTCACAGCAATAcatcttattaatatttattaagatGTTCAGATTTACCCAAACATCAACAAACAACTTGTGCTTCTATTTCTCCGTCTTCAGTTGCTTTCCTTGAATCCAGAATGTGCATCTTAAGAAGTAGTTTGACCATCTATCAGTTAAACAACTTGTAGTCTTACTTTTCAGATTCAGACtatattgtgaaattaaaatcAGTGGCGTTCATTGATGTTTGATtcccagcaatcttcaaaatatcccaTATAATGGtcccagaagaaagaaactcctaCAGTTTTGGAACCACGTGAGAAttgattaatgtttatttattaccaATGTTATATAATATCATACACTCTGATATCTAatcataaacaaaataatgattcATAAGGCTTGCGATCATAATGTTGACTTAATGTCATGATTTCAAATTTGTCATGAACTCTACAGTCATTGTTAGAACAATTATGTCAAAAATCTAATTAAGTcattaatcaaaaacaaaaataaatctttaaaatccAGTAATTAAATTCAAGGAAACATGGTGTTTCGAGTTCTCGcgccacaaaagaaagaaatctacATCAGCTAAGCTGGAAGACAAATAGTCAGTTATTCCCATGACTTTCCCTTTTGTTCTATCACAtgtgtatattaatataattgtcAATATGGTTATGATTACAGTAGTCACTGGAGAAGGCAGCAGGGCTCAGTGTTATGAAATATGACGGGGTTCCTCAGGGTTCGGCCCTGAACCGTCAGTCATGCCGTCCGACCGGTTTGTCAAGTTCAAGCGAACAAAAAAAATTGAACCGCCAACTATTTCGAGAACTGGAGTGACGGAGAGAGAGCGGAGGAGAGCTGACAGAATGGAGGTATGTCGACTTTCCTCTGATTTTACAGCGTGTTTTTAAGgaacaaacattttattcagtGTGTGTTAAGAGGGACCGTGTCTTGTTTTTATCACATGGAGTTTATTTGATTCAAACTGTGATGAAATTGTAAGTACAATGAGAATGAACAAGTGAGTAATGTGTCAGACTTGGTAGCTatgtctatatctatatatatattcagctctGTCACATGAAAACAGTGTGAGCTGAGTAAGATGCTGTGCTTTGCTCCATCATCTTCTTCTGACTCAAACCAGCATCTGTAATGGCACCTTTAGAGACTTTTCTTTCTAGAAagactggccaaagtaagttgaCATGTTTAATCAAACATTTGGAGGATTGATCTCATGTTGCACTTCATCTCTCTTCTTTATTACACAAACTGGACAGAGTCGAGCTACAGTGATCAAGATCTGTTCCTTTGGGTTTTAGAAACCAGACTGGTGTATTTTCAGTCAGATTCATGAGCTGTTAGAGCACAGCGCTAGCAACtctaaggtcatgggtttgaacCTGAGGGACACATCCAGCCGCAGTCAGACACAACATCAACAGAGCAGGCCTGCGCTCTCATGATCTCTATAGGGGTGTTTCATAATTATATGTTCCTGGGTCAGTCtgatcatttttagttttttaatgtgttcAGACAAGTGTACTTTGTGAAATTAGGATTGTGATGTAAACAGTTAAATTTGGCCTGCAAATACCATGTTGTTGTTGTGTTAAATAGGTTTTTATTATGCCTGCTTTCCTCAGAGGGTAATAACATGTGTGCTATAGGCAGATGCTATTATGTCTTTGAATAAAATCATCTGCCTATAGCACACGTGTTATTATagcacacatattatatatataatctgattttagtttgattatatatatatatatatatatatatatatatatatatatatatatatatatatatatatatatatatatagtagtgttAATTATTaagatcaaaataataataataataataataataatcataataataataaataagagtaaaatttgaattcattattatt
Proteins encoded in this region:
- the LOC127962259 gene encoding macrophage mannose receptor 1-like, with protein sequence MRTDFICTLLSGLCISSVISKQFVFVQKAKTFSDAQKYCRSFHGDLASVEDEADFSRLQAVLSGVSDPSVWIGLKRAETDWFWSLSNSTFYGEGEAAFRRWQPGQPDNEGGIENCGVIGNAGTFWDVPCGSLYTFICYDGQDNALQKYVFVNQLKNWSEAQTFCRQKHTDLVSVRNTDEQRLVKVLVPWGTLVFIGLFKDSFRWSDNSRSSFRRWSVDEPNVSGDCVLHQLSDINTWATQNCTETRPFICQDEVKLQVLKVKLKSGQNVNDPVLKASIMKENQQKLLSLGLPKDAKLRWRAQPDGEIFQLLENDKNSCK